One part of the Leclercia sp. LSNIH1 genome encodes these proteins:
- a CDS encoding pyridoxal phosphatase translates to MTSRVIALDLDGTLLTPQKTLLPSSLEALKRAQEVGYQLLIVTGRHHVAIHPFYQALALDTPAICCNGTYLYDYQAKKVLQADPLPVPQALQLIDLLDEHAIHGLMYVDDAMLYERPTGHVIRTSNWAQALPEAQRPVFTQVPSLAQAAREVNAIWKFALTGEDTGKLNDFATQVEQTLGLECEWSWHDQVDIARKGNSKGKRLTEYVESIGGSMKDVIAFGDNYNDISMLEAAGTGVAMGNADDAVKARANVVIGDNTTNSIAEFIYTRLL, encoded by the coding sequence ATGACCTCGCGTGTGATTGCACTGGATTTAGACGGTACGCTGTTAACGCCGCAAAAAACCCTGCTCCCCTCTTCGCTTGAAGCACTGAAGCGTGCCCAGGAGGTGGGATATCAACTCCTCATCGTGACGGGTCGGCATCACGTTGCTATTCATCCTTTTTATCAGGCACTGGCGTTAGATACACCTGCAATTTGTTGTAATGGAACCTATTTGTATGATTATCAAGCAAAAAAGGTTCTGCAAGCCGATCCCTTACCGGTTCCGCAGGCGCTGCAACTGATCGATCTGCTCGATGAGCATGCCATTCACGGCCTGATGTATGTTGACGACGCGATGCTGTACGAGCGTCCTACCGGCCACGTGATTCGCACCAGCAACTGGGCACAGGCGCTGCCGGAAGCGCAGCGCCCGGTCTTCACGCAGGTGCCGTCCCTCGCCCAGGCCGCCCGTGAGGTCAACGCGATCTGGAAATTTGCCCTGACCGGTGAGGACACAGGCAAACTCAACGACTTTGCCACACAGGTTGAGCAGACGCTGGGGCTGGAGTGCGAATGGTCGTGGCACGATCAGGTGGATATCGCCCGTAAAGGCAACAGCAAGGGGAAACGCCTGACGGAGTATGTGGAATCCATCGGCGGCTCTATGAAGGACGTCATTGCCTTTGGCGATAACTACAATGACATCAGCATGCTGGAAGCGGCTGGTACCGGAGTGGCGATGGGGAATGCGGACGACGCCGTCAAAGCGCGCGCGAATGTGGTGATCGGCGATAACACCACCAACAGCATCGCCGAATTTATCTATACCCGTCTGCTGTGA